Sequence from the Candidatus Pantoea soli genome:
CGCACGCCGCCCGGCGACACATAAGCAGTCGCGCCCAGCGCGATCAGCGCAGCCAGAACCGGTGCAGCGATACAGGCCATCATGGCCACCGCAAGGCTGTAATGCTGATATAGCGCCATGCCAACCGGTGCGCCAATTGACAGCGCGGCGAACATGGCAATGCCGGTCCATGACATCGACATGCCGGCCCGCTGCGCGCCAACCGAAGCAATCGACCAGGACACGCAGCCTGTGACAAACTGGCTTTCGCCAAAGCCCGCCATCAGACGACCGGCAATCACGATGCCGAGACTGACGCCGGGCGACAGATCTGACGCCGAAGCGGCCAGATACAACCCACCCGCCAGCGCCGACAGCACGGCACCCTGCAGGGCAGAACGTTTGCCGCCCTGCTGGTCAGTTACCCGTCCGGCATAGCCACGGGTGAGTACGGTGGCCAGAAACTGAATGCCGATCACCAGGCCCACCACGAAGTTACTGAAGCCGAGGTGACCATGGATGAATAACGGAATCACCGGCAAGGGCAGGCCAACGGCCAGATAGCCAAAGAACAGTGCGGCGATAACGCCCGATGCCGGGCGCGGAAGCAGCGCGGGCGGGGTGTTTTCCTGCGCGATCCGCTTTATAGCGAGGGCTGGCATGGAAATCTCCTGTGCGAGAAAGGCGTAAAAGAGTGATACGGCCCGCTGCGACGGGCCGTGCTGTCATCAGGCTGCGGTGAAGCGATCAGCGTGCCAGCCACTGGCTTTGATCAGGTAATCACGGGACGCGGTGATATCCGCATTCAGTGCGGTGAGATCCACACCTATCAGCTGGCCCGCGCGCTTACGCAACTGGCCCGCCACCATCACCGTGTCTACGTCGGCGCGTTCAATCGCCTGCACCACCGTTCCGGTTACGTTCGTGACCGGGAAGACGGCGACGCTGCTGGTGCGTACCATAATGATGTCAGCCTGCTTGCCTGGCGTAAGGGTGCCAATCTGCTCCTCCAGTCCGGCGGCACGTGCGCCATTGACGGTTGCCGCTTTCAGCACCGCCGCGACCGTTACAGGTGCTGGCGCATGCACTTCGCCCCGGAAGCGCCGGTAGCGCATTGCTGAGCGCTGCTGGCCAAACAGCGCGTGCATTTCGCCGAACATATCGCTGCCAAACGCGGTATCCAGATCAATGCCCAGCGCCGGCGTCAGGCCATGATCAACGGCCTGCTGATAAGCGAAGCTCTCGTCGTCGAAGCCAAACAACGCATCTGAACGCGGATTAACGGTGACGTTAACGCCGGCTTCCGCCAGCAGCTGCCATGTCTCCTGCGGCACCCGGGAACAGTGGTTAAAGATGTTGTGCGTGCCCAGCACGCCTGGTTTGGCAAATTCCGGGCCGAGTTTTGCCAGATCGCCGATGAATTCCGTCAGAATCCGCATATCGAGATCGCGCGCCACCTGCCACCAGTCCAGATTCAGCTGACCAAACAGCCCTACGCGCACCAGGCTTTCCGCCGTATTCCAGCGTTGCGCCAGCCGTGGCAGATCGCCCGGCAGATGCGCGACTGACGCTTGCTTGTCCATCGCCGCCCCCACCATGTGTAATGCGCGAATGCCGCTCTCCTGCAGGGCATCCAGCGCGGCATCGGTGTGTGCCGGGCTGCGCGCGTTGTGGCAGGCATCAATAACGGTAGTAATGCCCGCATCCAGCGAGGCGGCCGCGGTCAGTCTGGTGCTCAGATACATGTCCAGCGGCCGGTAGTGGGCACCCAGTTTTTCGGCGACAACATCAATGTAAGCAAACAGGTCGTCCACATCAGGCATCATGCGACGCATCACACCCAGCCACATGTGGTGATGAGCATCAATCAGGCCAGGCATCACAATATGGCCTGAAGCGTCGATCACCTCAGCGTCATCCGCCTGCAGAGCCGGGCCCACCGCCGCGATCCGATCGTCCTCGACCAGCACATCGCCGACGTCAAGGTTGGGAACATTGGCATCCAGCGTCAGGATGATGCCGCCTTTGAAAAGAGTGCGCTTCGTTGTCATGTCGTATTCCTCTGAATAAAGGGATGATGTTCGTTGCGGCGTTAACCGACCCGTGACCGGAAAAACGGCGGGTCGCAACGACATGGCCGACACAATAGGTTGCGCACCATCTTTGATAAAGGTAGTTTCATTCAAATTATATTTGCTAAAAATCAAAGATGGGTACCTATGAGTTTTGACGGAAGACTTCTCTCCGGGTTAAGCGTGCTGGCCGCTGTTGTCGAGGCTGGCAGTTTCAGCCGCGCGGGCGAAGTGCTGGGACTTTCTGCCTCCGGCGTCAGCCGATCAATTGATCGGCTGGAAGAGCGGCTCGGTGTACGGCTGCTGAACCGCACCACGCGCACCCTGAACCTGACCAGCGAAGGCAGGGCTTTATATGAGCGCGCCGCACCGCATCTGGAAGGCATTGAGGTGGCAGCAAGCTATGTTTCGGGTGCGGCCGTGGCGGTGCGGGGTACCTTGCGCGTTAGCGTCAATCCCATCTTTGCTCGCTATGTCCTGGCACCAAACCTGCCGCTGTTACGCCAGCGTCATCCGGAACTGACGCTAACGGTGGTGCAGCAACCGGACGTCGGCGATCTGGTCACAGAGGGGATTGATGTTGCGGTGCGCTTCGGACCACAACCGCCCTCCACCATCACATCCAGGCTGCTGCTGAATACGCGCGTGCTGACAGTGGCCGCGCCAGCGTATCTGGCACAGCACGGAAGGCCGCAGCATCCTGAAGACCTGACCGGACATGAATGTATTCAGTACATTGATCCACGCAGCGGTAAACCGTTCAGCTGGGAGTTCCGGCGCGATCGGGAATGGCTGACAGTGGAGACCCAGGGACATCTGATCACAACCGATGTCGACCTTATGGTGCAGGCATGTGTGAGCGGCGCCGGGATTGCGCAGGTGTTGTCGCTGAACGTCGCGCAACTGATCGCGGACGGACAGCTGACCGAACTGTTTCCGCAATGGCCGGGTGAAACCTATCCGCTTTACATTACCCGCCCGTCACGCCGTCTGGCCCCCGCCGCCGTGGAGGCTTTTCTGGCGTTTTGCACAGAAATTTGTGCCGGTCTGGAAGCAACCTGATTCTGCAGCCAGACTGAAGGCAGACACACCGCCCCGGTTGCAGTTAGCAAGCCGGCGCTATGCTCAGTGATAAGGACACCGGTATGACCCCTTTTTATCAACTCTCTGCCACCCGCTTACGTGGTCAGCCCGGCTCTATGGCCGATTACGCGGGCAAGGTGGTGCTGGTGGTTAACACCGCCAGCCACTGCGGCTTTACCCCGCAGTATGCCGGCCTGGAAAAGCTGTATAAGAAGTATGCGGATCAGGGCCTGGTGGTGCTGGGTTTTCCCTGTAATCAGTTTGGTAAACAGGAGCCCGGCGACGCCGACGCTATCGCGCAGACCTGCTATATCAACTATGGCGTCAGTTTTCCGATGTTTGAAAAAGTGGCGGTCAACGGGCCTGCCACGCATCCGCTGTTTCGTTATCTGAAAACAGCCCTGCCTGGCCTGCCGGGCGGCTGGATTAAGTGGAACTTCACCAAGTTCCTGATCGGCCGGGACGGCACTCCCCTGCGGCGATTTGCCCCGATTACCACACCAGAAAAGATGGAGGCAGCCATTCGCACAGCGCTGGAAAGCAAAACGGTTTAGCGGTTGGATTAGGGGCGCTGAGCAGATTCAACAGCCAGCGTGTTGACAGAGAGAGGCGGCGCGCTAGTTACCCGCAGAACCTGAGAAAGCGTTTCAGTGGCTCAAGAACAATAGATAACCTGCATATTTCGTATCGCCGCCTCTTTTATAGCGCCATGGATAATATGCCATTGTAAAAAAGTGGTTTTGAGATGAGTGGGAGACAGAGCATCATCTCCCGCTTTAACCGGAGAAATTACCTGAGGAGTGATCCATAAATGGATCACTCTCTGACATAAATGCGATTGGCTTTTGAGCCGCTTCACCTGCAGGAATAAAATGTCTTTCATTTAGCTGTATGCATTCACATTTGCTACGTGCCAGAAGCAGAATAAAAGGTGAGAGAACCTCCTGCTCTGCTATCCGCTGCAGAGCAGGCTCCGGTCATGGTATCTTAATGTTTTGCTTCGCTGGGAACTATTACACAGGCGCAGAACGAAAGTCATGAATCGTTCGCTGTGAATTATTTATATAACATGCCTGATAATATTTATTATACCCGCAAACAGTGCACATACTCCGGTAAGGATAACAAACCCATTGATAAACCCACCGCGAAGATGACGTAGCCTCGCAACCCGGTAAAAGGCATACTGAGGCAGAAAGAAAACAATGAACACGCTGACTGGCACCATAAAATATTTAATAATATTAATTACATCCATGTTGGCAATTGTAGGTATTATTGTAATGATAAAAACTATCGCGACAGAGACCAGTCGCATCCCTATTCCGTTCGAAAACAGTTCGTTGCACCTGAAGTTGTTGATAGCCATTCCGATCAGGCTTTCGCGTGTCGCAATAAAAGTGCCCAGAAAAGCTTTCATAGCCGCAAAAAATATGATGATTTGAGAACTGATAGCAAGCCAGGGAGCATCAAATTTCCTTGCCAGAATTGACAGAGATGTCAGGTTCTCAACTCGCGCCTCTTTAATTTCAGCCGGCGTCAAAGAAAAGATACACCCAAGTGAAAAGAATACCACTGTTGCAATAATGACGATTAACGAAATTATAAGGATCTGATCTATCTTTTTAAAAGCCTGTTCGCCATGCGACTGTTTATAATGCGCCACAAGGCTGGAAACGATAGGGGTAAAACTGAACGCAAAAATCAATACCGGCAAATTATTGAATGTCGATTTTGCAATAGCTAAAACATTCGTTGTGTTCTCCTCCGCGGTAAGAAAAGAGGTATTCCAGTGCGGTATTGACATAAACCCAAAAAAAAGCAGAGACAGGATAAAAGGAAAAACGATCACGCCAACTATTTTTAATATACTCTCTGTTTTTCCCAGAGAGATAGCTGACATAAACGTTATTATTCCAAAGACGGTAACCCCCCTGTTTAATGGAGGGAACCCCATCTGGGTTTTGAAAAAGTCCAGGAATGTATTGCTCATTGTTATGGCATACACCGCCAGCGAAGGAATCATAATGAGAAAATAGGCTACTGTCAGATATTTTACCGCTCTTTTTCCCAGTAGTTCGTGGGTTGTATCGATGAGATTGCTCTTTGATGTTCTCGTTACCGTGCCTGCAGCTATATAAAGTGAAAGCACCCGATAAGTAAAATAGGTGACCGGGAAAGCAAGTACGATAAGTATAATCATTGACCATAAGCCAGCGCTGCCCAGGCTTATAGGCCAGAAAAGAGAACCGCTTCCGACTGCGCAGCCATAAATGGCCAGAATCCATAATATATCGGCTTTTATACTGTTCCCTATCATGTTTGGCGCAAGAGTACTTGAAGACATATTAATCTCCGTTACAAAGGGGGATGTTGTGTTTGTTCGCTTTTTTAAATAATTTTATTTAGTGCGTAAGCAAGATCGTCAATAAGTAACTGACTCTCTTCTAGCCCTATCGATAATCTGATAAGGGAGCATGTTCCTTCGTGATAAATTCGTGAACTCAGGCTTTCAGGTGAATAATAAGCAATCAGGCTTTTGGTCCCGCCATAACTGGCACCTATCCGGAACCGGGTCAATGAATCAAAAAACTCGCCGAGTCGCTTTTCATCTTTAAGCGTGAAAGAAAAGACACTTCCGAATCCCTTAAAATACTTCTTATACAGTCTGTAATCTTCGGAAGATTCGAGGCCGGGATGATAAACACTGGCGATAGCAGGATGTTTCTCAAGCCAGCGGGAGATGACTTCAGACGATCTGGACTGTTTTTCCTGCCGTAATGAATAGGTCTCCAGCCCTCTTATTGCCAGGAAACAGTCATCAGGGCTGACATACATTCCCATGATATCCTGCAAGCTTCTGAGCTTTGCATGGTGTCCGTCATCAGCGCTGCTAATACTGCCCAGTAGTACATCAGAATGGCCATTCATCATTTTAGACACGGCCTCAACAACATAATCGACGCCAAACCTGAATGGCCTGGAGAGTAGTGGGCCGCCCCAGGAATTATCAATGGCAGTGAGCAGATTATGTCGACGCGCTATCTCTGCCACTTTTTCAATATCCTGTACCTCCATTGTCAGTGAACATGGAGATTCCATAAGTATCAGGCGCGTGTTTTCCCTGATACTCTGCTCTATAAATGTAGTATTTCGTGGTGGACAAAATGTTATATCAATGCTTAATTTCTCCAAATGTTGAGTAAGGAATTCCCGCAGCGGACCGTAGCACGAATCGGGAACAATAACATGATCACCGCCTTTTAATGTTGACATCAATACCAACACCAGCGCGGCCTGCCCTGAAGGGAGGACAACCGTATTTTGGCTACCTTCCAGATCGGAAATTAAATTCTCCAGCTGACGGTGTGTAGGCGAACCGGTGATGCCGTAGCTGAATCCATCCGGTTGTCTTTTTTTCCTTTCTTCAAAACTGTCAAAATCATCAAAGACAATTGTTGATCCTCGGTAAACCGGCGTTGCCAGTGATTTGAATAAATCGGCGCCATTATTTTTTTGCACTGTTATCACCTTCTGGTTGAATGACAGGCTTTACTATTGCGCTTAAAAAACAGTAATTCTATACTGAAATCTAATGACTTCATAAGCTGAGGTAATATCTTGTGTATAAGGAAATTGAAACCTTCAGAGCGGTTATGCTTACCGGAAGTGCAACAAAAGCGGCTGAAATGCTTGGTGTTTCACAATCCGCCGTAAGCCAGAAGTTAAAGATCTTTGAAAGCGATTGTGGCCTTGAGTTATTCAGGCGAGAGCGAGGAAGGCTGGAAGCGACTGAGAATGCGCACATATTGATGCTGGAAGTAGAAAAACATTTCAGAGGGATGGAACTTATTGAACATAAAGTTAAATCTCTTAAAAACCGTATTGATACAACCATCCATCTTGCTGCGCATCCTGTGTTCGGCCAACAGGTCATTCCTAAAGTCATCGCTGGTTTTGTCCAAAGCTCTGTGACGAAAGTCAAATTTTCAATCAACGGTTCACGTGATATATATGAATCTGTGGATTCAGGAGAGTTTGATTTTGGTCTGGTAGCCAATGAGATATACGGGAATAGCTGTGTTTTTTATAGCTTTTGTACCGTTCGTGGTGTACTAATCACGCCAAAAAATATGCTCAACATAGCAAAAAAATCAAAAAGCCTTTCTGACATGGCAGGCCATAACTTTGTTGCTCTTAACTCGGAAGATACAACAAGAATAGCACTGGAAAAGGAGTGCAGGTTAAAAAAAATAAACCTGAACATGGTTGTTGAAACGCCTTATTGTCATACTGTTTTAGAATTGGTGAAGTCTGGTGCAGGCATGGGTATTGTTCACCCTTTAACCCTTGCTGGGATCGGTTCTGATGTGATAGATGCCTTTGATATTCGTGAAAACATCTACTTCGGAAGCAATTTAATATTCAGGAAAGATAAAACATTAAAAGAAAGCGCAAAAGAACTCATTAAAAACCTTAGAATACAGACCGCGAGAGAGCTCAAGGACGTAGCACGGGAGCATGGCATTGATATTAAAGCAAAGCAATTTGATATTTAAGAAATTACAACTTAACTCATTTTTCGCCAGTCTGGCTGACAGGCCGCTAATGATATGACTGGAGTGAAGAAAAAGGAGCTTAAGCAGCGTCTGTTTTAATTTAACATCAGGAAATTATCTTTCCGTTGCGGATTTATACTTTAAAATCCCCTTTAATTACTCAGTTACGCTTGTTGCATCTGAAATATTCGCATTGAAGCACATTATGGCTGAGGTCAAAGCATACGGCATTTACAGTGCGCCGTGCGCTTTAACAGGCACGGCGCACAGCACTTCAGGTAAACAATGCCGGGCCAGGATTAAATTCCCGGAAAGCGTCATCGACAGGCTGATAACCCAGCACTTCGCGCGTACGGGTAAGATCAAAGCGTTTAAAACGGTTATCTGAAATGCCATAGCCGATAAAGAACGTGATATTTTCCGCTTCAACCGCGCCGGTTATCAGGTTGACCGCATCCCGCGGACTCAGCCAGGCGCTGTAATCCCGGGCGTTTTTCAGCGCGTTTGCCTCTTTGTGTTCAAACGCCCCTATTCTGAGCGCGACGCAGGAGAGGCCATGCTGAGTGGCATAACAGGAACACAGCGCCTCACCATAACACTTGGTCACGCCATAAAGATTGGCCGGTGCCACGGCCATGCCCGGGTGGATTTGGACATCCACCGGATAGCCCTCAATGGTCTGTGCACTACTGGCAAATACAAAGCGCTGGCAGGTGGAATCAGCCGCCGCTTCAAGCAGCCAGGTAACAGACAGAATATTTGCCGGCAACAGCTGTTCAAATGACGCACTCGCATCAGGAATGCCTGCCAGATGCACAATAACATCCGGTGCGGCCTCGGTTAATAACGCCCGGGCTGCACCCGGCAGGGAAAGATCAGCCTGAATGAAGCGGTGCGGCGCGACAACTTCATCATCCGGCCGCTTGAGATCGGTAAGTATAAAATCATAGGTGGTGTGCATTGCCTGAAAAAAGGTGCGCCCGATGCGGCCGCTGGCACCGGTTAGCAGGAGTTTTTTTGCTGTCATTGCGGTTCCTTGTCTCGTCAACGTCGTTTCTGATAACGCTCAGAACAGGATGAACCGTAACATGACGCCATTAAAACAACTGTGATCTGGCCCGATAGCGCCATGCCGGTTAGCCACGCAAGACTAGATCGACCCGGCTTTTTCAATCACCAGCACGCGCGCTACGCCCTGTGGCAGTGCGAGGTGTTCTGTCCCTTCGCTGGCGTAAAAAATATCGCCGGTGTGCATTATTTTGCTTTTTACCTCCCCTTTCTCTCTGTATTGCATCTCGACACACCCATCCATGACGGCAAAAACCTCCTGTCCGTCATTGATATGCCATTTATAAGGCCGATCGGTCCAGTGAAGCTTGACGCTGGTGTTACCGAAGCTGGCAATGTGTTGTGCA
This genomic interval carries:
- a CDS encoding NAD-dependent epimerase/dehydratase family protein, which codes for MTAKKLLLTGASGRIGRTFFQAMHTTYDFILTDLKRPDDEVVAPHRFIQADLSLPGAARALLTEAAPDVIVHLAGIPDASASFEQLLPANILSVTWLLEAAADSTCQRFVFASSAQTIEGYPVDVQIHPGMAVAPANLYGVTKCYGEALCSCYATQHGLSCVALRIGAFEHKEANALKNARDYSAWLSPRDAVNLITGAVEAENITFFIGYGISDNRFKRFDLTRTREVLGYQPVDDAFREFNPGPALFT
- a CDS encoding glutathione peroxidase, translating into MTPFYQLSATRLRGQPGSMADYAGKVVLVVNTASHCGFTPQYAGLEKLYKKYADQGLVVLGFPCNQFGKQEPGDADAIAQTCYINYGVSFPMFEKVAVNGPATHPLFRYLKTALPGLPGGWIKWNFTKFLIGRDGTPLRRFAPITTPEKMEAAIRTALESKTV
- a CDS encoding amidohydrolase family protein — translated: MTTKRTLFKGGIILTLDANVPNLDVGDVLVEDDRIAAVGPALQADDAEVIDASGHIVMPGLIDAHHHMWLGVMRRMMPDVDDLFAYIDVVAEKLGAHYRPLDMYLSTRLTAAASLDAGITTVIDACHNARSPAHTDAALDALQESGIRALHMVGAAMDKQASVAHLPGDLPRLAQRWNTAESLVRVGLFGQLNLDWWQVARDLDMRILTEFIGDLAKLGPEFAKPGVLGTHNIFNHCSRVPQETWQLLAEAGVNVTVNPRSDALFGFDDESFAYQQAVDHGLTPALGIDLDTAFGSDMFGEMHALFGQQRSAMRYRRFRGEVHAPAPVTVAAVLKAATVNGARAAGLEEQIGTLTPGKQADIIMVRTSSVAVFPVTNVTGTVVQAIERADVDTVMVAGQLRKRAGQLIGVDLTALNADITASRDYLIKASGWHADRFTAA
- a CDS encoding LysR family transcriptional regulator; this encodes MSFDGRLLSGLSVLAAVVEAGSFSRAGEVLGLSASGVSRSIDRLEERLGVRLLNRTTRTLNLTSEGRALYERAAPHLEGIEVAASYVSGAAVAVRGTLRVSVNPIFARYVLAPNLPLLRQRHPELTLTVVQQPDVGDLVTEGIDVAVRFGPQPPSTITSRLLLNTRVLTVAAPAYLAQHGRPQHPEDLTGHECIQYIDPRSGKPFSWEFRRDREWLTVETQGHLITTDVDLMVQACVSGAGIAQVLSLNVAQLIADGQLTELFPQWPGETYPLYITRPSRRLAPAAVEAFLAFCTEICAGLEAT
- a CDS encoding arabinose transporter, giving the protein MPALAIKRIAQENTPPALLPRPASGVIAALFFGYLAVGLPLPVIPLFIHGHLGFSNFVVGLVIGIQFLATVLTRGYAGRVTDQQGGKRSALQGAVLSALAGGLYLAASASDLSPGVSLGIVIAGRLMAGFGESQFVTGCVSWSIASVGAQRAGMSMSWTGIAMFAALSIGAPVGMALYQHYSLAVAMMACIAAPVLAALIALGATAYVSPGGVRLPFYRVVGRIWREGLGLMLQGVGLSGLTAFASLYFAAHHWQNAGLVMTAFGLGFIVVRLLFGHLPDRMGGYRVAIWSLTVEALGQAMLWLGTNEWTALAGALVTGLGCALVFPALGVEALRRVPPANRGSAMGAFVAFLDIAYGLAGPAAGFIAGHYSYAAVYLSGAVCALLGALLASVSRRAQS
- a CDS encoding trans-sulfuration enzyme family protein; its protein translation is MQKNNGADLFKSLATPVYRGSTIVFDDFDSFEERKKRQPDGFSYGITGSPTHRQLENLISDLEGSQNTVVLPSGQAALVLVLMSTLKGGDHVIVPDSCYGPLREFLTQHLEKLSIDITFCPPRNTTFIEQSIRENTRLILMESPCSLTMEVQDIEKVAEIARRHNLLTAIDNSWGGPLLSRPFRFGVDYVVEAVSKMMNGHSDVLLGSISSADDGHHAKLRSLQDIMGMYVSPDDCFLAIRGLETYSLRQEKQSRSSEVISRWLEKHPAIASVYHPGLESSEDYRLYKKYFKGFGSVFSFTLKDEKRLGEFFDSLTRFRIGASYGGTKSLIAYYSPESLSSRIYHEGTCSLIRLSIGLEESQLLIDDLAYALNKII
- a CDS encoding cupin, which encodes MHFYSSSAFTGVTAWDAQHIASFGNTSVKLHWTDRPYKWHINDGQEVFAVMDGCVEMQYREKGEVKSKIMHTGDIFYASEGTEHLALPQGVARVLVIEKAGSI
- a CDS encoding LysR substrate-binding domain-containing protein, with product MYKEIETFRAVMLTGSATKAAEMLGVSQSAVSQKLKIFESDCGLELFRRERGRLEATENAHILMLEVEKHFRGMELIEHKVKSLKNRIDTTIHLAAHPVFGQQVIPKVIAGFVQSSVTKVKFSINGSRDIYESVDSGEFDFGLVANEIYGNSCVFYSFCTVRGVLITPKNMLNIAKKSKSLSDMAGHNFVALNSEDTTRIALEKECRLKKINLNMVVETPYCHTVLELVKSGAGMGIVHPLTLAGIGSDVIDAFDIRENIYFGSNLIFRKDKTLKESAKELIKNLRIQTARELKDVAREHGIDIKAKQFDI